One region of Vairimorpha necatrix chromosome 10, complete sequence genomic DNA includes:
- a CDS encoding FACT complex subunit POB3: MEILTVENCLLENENVIFKMSQEGIAIKKQNNEICTINASNIKDIEMFRGTLGVNLRIYSETNFFLKGISESFIEPIIKICNESYKINLYLKELEIKNITKGDLIVNGKGFIEFSTDKTIFEIPIKDIDCIADIRNEISIKFDNVEVRFVTTKENIKEIKDACNNNVEEDLVIFENITMIYPRGKNNFMLYKEYFRIIGYSYDHKIYYRNVKEIYCLDKNYVTDKDKYIILNLDQPIRQGLTKYNLLVLAFSNEEIDIDINDSRLEKRYTGLLSDVLIDIFERLLECDSISSKFLTTDKRRALKCTYKAYEGQIYPLENCLIFLPRSIKINIKDIHSVEFSRINVSSLQAKTFDMTISAEANYTFNGMYKEDFGILEKYFNENNVTIRSEVYDEVISSEESEGEITDDDFIASEDEGY; this comes from the coding sequence ATGGAAATTTTGACGGTAGAAAATTGTCTTCttgaaaatgaaaatgtcatttttaaaatgtctcAAGAAGGAATtgctataaaaaaacaaaataacgAAATTTGTACTATAAACGCTTCTAATATCAAAGATATAGAAATGTTTAGAGGTACTCTGGGAGTAAATCTTCGGATTTACTCCGAAactaatttctttttaaaaggTATCTCTGAATCTTTCATAGAaccaattataaaaatttgtaacgaatcatacaaaataaatctatatttgaaagaattagaaattaaaaatataactaaAGGTGACTTAATAGTCAATGGTAAAGGATTTATAGAATTTAGTACTGATAAAACTATATTCGAAATACCTATAAAAGATATCGACTGTATTGCTGATATTAGAAACGAAATAAGTATAAAATTCGATAATGTAGAAGTAAGATTTGTTACtactaaagaaaatattaaagaaattaaagatGCTTGTAATAATAATGTAGAAGAAGATTTagtaatatttgaaaatattactATGATCTATCCAAGGGGGAAAAACAACTTTATGTTgtataaagaatattttagaattattGGATACAGTTATgatcataaaatatattataggaatgtaaaagaaatttattgtttagATAAGAATTATGTAACTgataaagataaatatataatattaaatcttGATCAACCTATAAGACAAGGattaacaaaatataatttattagtaTTAGCATTTAGTAATGAAGAAATTGATATTGATATAAATGACTCAAGATTGGAGAAAAGGTATACTGGTTTACTCTCAGATGTCTTAATAGACATCTTCGAAAGATTACTGGAATGTGACTCGATATCTTCGAAATTCTTAACTACTGACAAGCGTAGAGCACTAAAATGCACTTATAAGGCATATGAAGGGCAAATTTATCCTTTAGAAAATTGTCTTATATTTCTACCTAggtctataaaaataaatataaaagatattcATAGTGTGGAATTTAGTAGGATAAATGTAAGCTCATTACAAGCTAAAACATTTGATATGACAATAAGTGCAGAAGCGAATTATACATTTAATGGGATGTATAAAGAAGATTTCGGGATATTggagaaatattttaatgagAATAATGTGACTATAAGAAGCGAAGTGTACGATGAAGTGATAAGTAGCGAGGAAAGCGAAGGGGAAATAACTGATGACGACTTTATAGCGTCAGAAGATGAAggatattga
- a CDS encoding ribosome biogenesis protein SBDS has translation MFTPANMKKLTNVSIITLKKYNKTYSIPVYPNKLYEYHHNISPLSDCIPSTIIYKNVTTGIRCSKEDLSLFNLPVLDIIKYIILYGHEQKNILTREYELQMIENQIVDRVRKKIQKDGKFMRNEECRRVVKRVYNINMGSVKGQVLEIISVLEREGYEKVKMRVEVDGEEKFIDSGEYKKFKEECKEKKKEYIVKKNIQNNEESII, from the coding sequence ATGTTCACACCCGCAAATATGAAGAAATTGACTAATGTCTCAATTATCACTcttaagaaatataataagacTTACAGTATCCCCGTCTACCCTAATAAACTCTACGAATATCATCACAATATCTCTCCCCTCTCAGACTGTATCCCCAGTACTATTATCTATAAGAATGTCACTACTGGTATAAGATGCAGTAAAGAAGACTTATCTCTTTTTAATCTCCCTGTTCTAGACATTATCAAGTATATTATCTTATATGGTCATGAGCAGAAGAATATCTTGACCAGGGAGTATGAGTTACAAATGATAGAGAATCAGATAGTAGACAGAGTAAGAAAGAAGATACAGAAAGATGGTAAGTTTATGAGGAATGAAGAGTGTAGGAGAGTAGTGAAGAGAGtgtataatataaatatggGGAGTGTGAAAGGACAAGTACTGGAGATTATAAGTGTATTAGAGAGAGAAGGGTATGAGAAAGTTAAGATGAGAGTGGAAGTAGATGGAGAAGAGAAGTTTATAGATAGTGGGGAGTATAAGAAGTTTAAAGAGGAGTGTAAAGAGAAGAAGAAGGAGTATATAGTAAAGAAGAACATACAAAATAATGAGGAGTCAATTATATGA
- a CDS encoding ADP-ribosylation factor GTPase-activating protein GLO3 has product MSKDNIQSHDKSTDLSSDSMNIPSSDSQIIEKSLTYKFFKNIKSNPVNNKCADCSKSSPIWVSLTFSLFICSDCASSHRKMGVLKSQVKSTLLDKWTLGELRRVWVGGNKNKYKLGDNKDVFIKYKDSQFYKDEIDKMVEKSKEEDGDEFIKEEEESEMIKTSEVREEEIPKFADNIEDIKDIKDIKDKKDIKDIKDKKIKKSKEVFNIKKRSMPKISKNKTYEIEDESRLGFTRK; this is encoded by the coding sequence ATGAGTAAAGACAATATCCAATCTCATGATAAATCCACAGATCTTTCATCTGATTCTATGAATATTCCTTCATCTGATTCTCAGATCATTGAGAAATCTCTTACTTACAAATTCtttaagaatataaaatccAATCctgtaaataataaatgtgCTGATTGTTCTAAATCTTCTCCAATTTGGGTATCTCTAACCTTCTCTCTCTTCATTTGTTCAGACTGCGCTTCGTCTCATCGCAAAATGGGTGTACTAAAAAGTCAAGTCAAGTCGACACTTCTTGACAAGTGGACACTTGGGGAATTAAGACGAGTCTGGGTAGGAGGAAATAAGAATAAGTACAAGTTAGGAGATAATAAAGatgtatttattaagtATAAAGATAGTCAGTTTTATAAAGATGAGATTGATAAGATGGTAGAGAAAAGTAAAGAAGAAGATGGAGATgagtttataaaagaagaagaagagaGTGAAATGATAAAGACGAGTGAAGTACGAGAAGAAGAGATACCCAAATTTGCAGATAATATAGAAGATATTAAAGATATTAAAGATATTAAAGATAAGAAAGATATTAAAGATATTAAAGATAAGAAGATTAAGAAGAGTAAAGAAGTGTTTAATATTAAGAAGAGAAGTATGCCTAAAATAAGTAAGAATAAGACATATGAGATAGAAGATGAGAGCCGACTAGGATTTACCAggaaataa
- a CDS encoding transcription elongation factor SPT4, protein MSSDFPTSLPSKLRSCKLCSALSPLSKFKSKGCPNCTTVPKDSDFTSPRFKGLIGLVDPSRSWVALWQRISTCKRGVYSMVVEGEVEEEILIEYEKSGQTYTDRNESFKL, encoded by the coding sequence ATGTCTTCAGATTTCCCGACAAGTTTACCCTCTAAATTGAGATCTTGTAAATTGTGCTCTGCACTCTCCCCTCTCTCAAAGTTCAAGTCTAAGGGATGCCCAAACTGCACTACTGTCCCTAAGGACTCAGATTTCACATCTCCCAGATTTAAAGGACTAATAGGCCTAGTCGACCCATCTCGGAGTTGGGTGGCCCTTTGGCAGAGGATCAGTACATGTAAAAGGGGAGTGTATAGTATGGTAGTAGAAGGAGAAGTAGAAGAGGAGATATTAATAGAGTATGAGAAATCAGGACAAACATATACTGACAGAAATGAGTCCTTTAAACTTTAA
- a CDS encoding cyclin-like protein codes for MDTKLKSILYSSVSDYLTVDRIYTCLIKSRINLYIIFNGKYVYDKYTTREDIQERDRYLVFICSVIISSKLYMDHSYTNESWTGVSHIPCVYISRVERKILEGIDYDIKIPYRNMEKMYEEYHSTPKTTTSTSRGLRGILKLIFCM; via the coding sequence ATGGACACTAAACTTAAGAGTATTTTATACTCCTCTGTCTCTGACTATCTTACAGTAGACAGAATTTACACATGCCTTATAAAGTCAAGAATAAACTTGTATATAATCTTCAATGGTAAATATgtatatgataaatataCTACAAGAGAAGATATCCAAGAGAGAGACAGATACTTAGTATTTATATGCTCTGTTATAATATCCAGTAAGCTGTATATGGACCACTCATACACTAATGAGTCATGGACAGGGGTGTCACATATCCCCTGTGTGTATATTAGTAGAGTAGAGAGGAAGATACTAGAAGGGATAGATTATGACATAAAGATACCCTATAGGAATATGGAGAAGATGTATGAGGAATATCACTCGACCCCCAAGACTACTACTAGTACTAGTAGAGGACTAAGAGGaatcttaaaattaatattctGTATGTAA
- a CDS encoding proteasome subunit PSA2 (PSA2): MFLDTHKQLTLFTSEGKLDQCDNALKAATQGSLSVGCVSEDGVVLASLKESNNLVILSEYKKIYQISPNLGITYSGCQPDFRIQYNLSLKISEEYTDIYSTNIPIRLFVEQFSRQIQEYTIKKGYRPFGTLLLIVGDNKMYRVDPSGSYTSLQVGTIGREYTESGRLLERRKGMLDDNISTCVECIREYCGRSVKSEDIDIGVYRGKEFRVYSKEEVQEVFDSINKI, encoded by the coding sequence ATGTTCCTTGACACTCATAAACAACTCACTCTCTTCACTAGTGAAGGGAAACTTGACCAATGCGACAACGCCCTAAAGGCTGCCACTCAGGGCTCCCTCTCAGTAGGGTGTGTATCAGAAGACGGCGTAGTACTAGCAAGTCTCAAGGAATCTAATAACCTCGTCATCCTCTCAGAATACAAGAAGATCTACCAAATATCCCCAAACTTGGGTATTACTTACTCAGGCTGTCAGCCTGACTTCAGGATCCAGTACAACTTATCTCTAAAGATATCTGAAGAATATACTGACATATACTCTACTAATATCCCAATCAGACTATTTGTAGAACAGTTTAGTAGACAGATACAAGAATACACTATCAAGAAGGGATATAGGCCTTTTGGGACTCTACTTCTTATAGTGGGAGATAATAAGATGTACAGGGTAGACCCGAGTGGAAGTTACACAAGTTTACAAGTCGGGACTATAGGCCGGGAGTATACGGAGAGTGGGAGATTATTAGAGAGAAGGAAAGGGATGCTTGATGACAATATAAGTACATGTGTGGAATGTATAAGGGAATATTGTGGGAGGAGTGTGAAGAGTGAAGATATTGATATAGGAGTGTATAGAGGAAAGGAGTTTAGGGTGTATAGTAAAGAAGAAGTACAGGAAGTATTTGACAgtatcaataaaatataa
- a CDS encoding ribosomal protein uS8: MKQLSNLCKAINNASRAGKRQLLLHESNSVTRDFLKQMLKHGYITKYSYVDDKRKGKTIVWLNGRLNKCGAICPNYKVSLDHIENYRSRLLPARQFGHLLFSTEKGIIDHNECIGNNLGGSILGFFY; this comes from the coding sequence ATGAAGCAGCTCTCAAATTTATGCAAGGCCATTAATAATGCCTCAAGAGCAGGAAAGAGACAACTCCTTCTCCATGAGAGTAACTCTGTCACCAGAGACTTCCTCAAGCAGATGCTTAAGCATGGGTACATCACTAAATACTCCTATGTAGACGACAAGAGGAAAGGTAAAACTATAGTCTGGCTTAATGGGCGGCTTAATAAATGCGGGGCCATTTGTCCCAATTATAAAGTCAGTCTCGATCATATTGAGAATTATAGATCTCGCTTGTTACCGGCTAGACAATTTGGGCATTTATTGTTTAGTACTGAGAAAGGGATAATTGACCATAATGAATGTATTGGGAATAATTTGGGGGGAAGTATATTAGgattcttttattaa
- a CDS encoding bromodomain-containing protein has product MEQDQALLDYQMKYCSTILQKLKRNPSAFPFLEPVDPVKYGIPDYPLKVKFPMDISTIKKKLDTKMYSSPSSFNSDIKLMFNNCYIYNHPDSEVYIMGKNLEQNYDLLFNELPVEICKKRKRPEINLERSKRIIRSGDTINIDEYEFCIDLINNILQNKYKTFTWPFLEPVNSNLLPQYYEIIKNPMDLKTIKDKLDNKMYQNIDEFTNDLKLIVDNCHKFNDSGSEVYRCGSELNELINLLLSKYEPKDIKGRILELKKKISQYTKECKMLENKLKDKNDSTVVLKNYSLNERIELGNRILNLSKGHTDSVAKIIQKYSAGEYVENNEIEVDLRILPDNVYEEIDRYISNVEMGIEEKQE; this is encoded by the coding sequence ATGGAACAAGATCAAGCCCTCTTGGATTACCAAATGAAATATTGTTCTACAAtcttacaaaaattaaagcgGAATCCTTCCGCTTTTCCTTTTCTTGAACCTGTAGACCCTGTAAAATATGGTATCCCTGATTACCCTTTAAAAGTCAAATTCCCTATGGACATTTctactataaaaaagaaacttGATACTAAAATGTATTCTTCTCCTTCTTCATTTAATTCAGATATAAAACTAATGTTTAATAATTGTTATATTTACAATCATCCTGATTCTGAAGTATATATTATGGGAAAAAATCTTGAACAAAATTATGACTTACTTTTTAATGAATTACCTGTagaaatttgtaaaaaacgaaaaagaCCAGAAATTAATTTAGAAAGATCTAAACGTATTATAAGATCAGGAgatactataaatattgatgaatatgaattttgtatagatttaattaataatatcttacaaaataaatataaaacttttactTGGCCATTTTTAGAACCAGTAAATTCTAATTTATTACCACAATAttatgaaataataaagaatcCTATGGATTTgaaaactataaaagataaattggataataaaatgtatCAGAATATTGATGAATTTActaatgatttaaaattaatagtAGATAATTGTCATAAGTTTAATGATTCAGGATCAGAAGTTTACAGATGTGGTAGTGAATTAAatgaattaataaatttattattaagtAAATATGAAccaaaagatataaaaggGAGGATATTAGaattaaagaagaagataAGTCAGTATACTAAGGAATGTAAGATGTTAGAGAATAAGTTAAAAGATAAGAATGATAGTACAGTAGTATTAAAGAATTATAGTTTAAATGAGAGGATAGAATTAGGGAATAGGATATTAAATCTGAGTAAAGGCCACACTGATAGTGTGGCGAAGATAATACAGAAATATAGTGCGGGGGAATATGTGGAGAATAATGAGATAGAAGTAGATTTGAGGATATTACCTGATAATGTGTATGAGGAGATTGATCGGTATATAAGTAATGTAGAGATGGGAATAGAAGAGAAGCAAGAATAA